ACATCTCTTCTCTTGAACCTTCAATTTGACGATTGGACCGGCACAAAATATTGTCTGGCCGAATTAATGCCTCTGGTTGCAAGACCGGCTCTAGCAAGGAAAACTCCTTCTTCAGAATGGGGCAAGGTTCTTGGTAAGGAAATGACACCGGGTTTGTTGATTGGCTATTTACACGGTGTTGCCCATTTTGAAAAACAGGGCGATCCAGATGATAAGAATAAGCAACCTTATTCGGCCGTTTTCCGGGCCACCCCTTTTGGCCTGGAAGACCGGATTGAAACGGGGAAAAATGAGCTAACAACTACGCTTAAATATTTACCCCTGAGCAATATCGAGCCAATCACCTCTAATCAGCGCCGTGATTGGCTGCGAGCAATGGAAGAAAACATGAAGCGTGGCCTAGCCGATACCCGGCGACCCCACAATGAAGTTTCGCTGTGGGATTGGGGCTATATGACCGCTACTCTGGCCAAAGCTGCCGCGGCGTGGATATTTAAAAATGGCTGGCCTCGAGATAATGATCTAGGGAAAATCCCGTACCGAACACTGTGCATCACCCTCAACAGACTGGTGCTTTATTCCCGCTGTGACAAAATAGGTGATCTACTGGGCGTGCGCCAGGTACTTGATGAAGCTTACCGAAAGGTCCAAAGACTCTTAGAGGAAGAATATGCCCTGGCCAACCGCTTTTACCGTGATGAGACGGGAGAATATTATCTTTTCCCTGACCTGGGATACAGCAACGAAGAGATGATTGCCCTGCGCGAGGCGATTCAGGCCCAGTTTCCGCCTGATTTACGACCGCAGGTTCACCTGGGTGAACCGGTTACGGCAGGCCAGCTGGATGATAGTAACCCGTCAGCAGTGAGAAAGCTGGTGGCCGAACCACGAGGCCAGTCAATGCAGGAACATACTATGCGGGCTGGGAATAATCTCTGCCTTTTCGAATGGGAATGGGGTAACGGGCGACCGGAAAATGCTGAAATCTGTAGTGCCTGCGGAGTTTACCCGATAGGCTACCCTCGTGAGGGTTCGAGTCACGACCTGGAACGGAGCCTAAGTTACTGGGCTACACAGGCTGAAGCTCAGCGGCTTCAGGTGTGCCGTGTCTGTCTTGACCGACGCCGGCGCCGGGCTGAGGATTGGGCGAAGAATAATTTCCAAGGCACCATCTGGATCGATGAGGTGGCTGATGACAACGGTCTGGTGGCCTTATTTGTCGGTAAATTCGGGTTGGAAGGATGGCTGGATGGTTCGCTTGTCTCCACCATAAAAGTAACTCACAACGAAGTTAAATATCCCTCGCCCGCCAGGCTGTACCGCATCGTCGAAACATGCCGCTCTTTCTGGCAGCAGGTTACCGATGACTTGACGCGCAAAACCGTCGGGCAGCGGCCGTTCCGCCTGGCTCTTTATCCAGCGACTAATGAAGTGTCAAAATTAGGTAATTTTCATGCTTACGAACTGAAGGCGGACAGCATTGCTCTAAGCGTGATCTGGGATAAATCCCACAGACGCTTCCTTACCATCGAAAATCTAACGTATCTTGCCAGCCGCTGCCGTATACCTGAAGATGCTCTTATGGACAAACTCCGTGGCAACAATCTGCATGTTGTCGAGCCTTCCGAATTCTTAAGTCCAGCCCGGACCTCGGCGAAAGTTCGGGTTGAACGCGTGGATAAACTCAATGGATATACGCCGACCATTCCCCTCCTAGCTGAACCCAGCGTGTATATGGCGATGGTGCCGGCTGTCAAAGCCTTGGAGCTGGCTCGGAATGTAAAACGCAAGTACGAAGAAGAGATGGGCCGGGTACGCGACCGGCTGCCCATCTACCTTGGTCTTGTTTTCTTCCGACGCCACACGCCGCTTCGGGCTGTACTGGAGGCCGGGCGGGCCATGTTGAACATGGATGGTGGAGACAAGTGGGAAGGGTGGCGGCTGGTGGATAAAAACCTTAATAATGGTGTATGTGAGCTCGCCTTTGATAATGGAATTACATGGAAAGTACCGACAGTGGCGGGAGACGGCCAAACAAGAGACGAATGGTATCCAAGAATGTATGAAGGTGACAGCCGAGATAGCAAAAAGGTGAAACATGTCAATGATTTACGGGTGAGGAACCCCCAAATACCACCAGACAAAGGCTGGAAAGTCTGGGTCAAACCCAGCCGGTTTGATTTTGAGTTCCTGGACACCAACAGCCGCCGTTTTGAGATCTACTATGACCAGAATGGCCGGCGCCCGCGCCGCACCCGCCCCTTCTACTTGGAGGATCTGGACCGTTTGGATACTCTCTGGACCCTACTGAAATTGAAATTGCCGGCTAAAGCTCAACGTTACCAGGTTATCCGTACCATTGAGGATACCCGGCAAAAGTGGTATGGACGGGATAGAGAAGAAGATTCCTGGCACGACCCGGTATTCCAGCAGTTTGTAGCCGATACCCTCGCTCAAGCGGCGTGGCCTAAGACGTGGAAATGGACCGAGATCGAACAGGACCCGCAGAAAAAACAACTCATTGAGGCTGGCGTTAAAGGCGAATTGGCCGACCTGGCCGAATTGTATATGGAAATTTTAAAGGAATAAAGACGTGCTATGAAAAGTCAATAGGCTAAAAGAGATCTTTGACAATCACATAAGAATCCTGTGAATCCTGGCAAAAAATTACTTTCTAGGTGGGGACCACTGGTAATTGGGATCGTATGGCCGGTTTTCTTTCCAAAGAGCGTAGATCAAATGCACAAGTCTTCTGGCAACAGCCCCGGTAGCAACGCTTGAATGCTTTCCCTGGCTGCATTTTAGCTCGTAGTATTCCTTCAATTCCTGGTTGAAGCGCCGGGCTAAAACGGCAGACAGCCACAAGCTGTTCCTCAGCATAGGGGAGCCGCGTTTGGACATCCGGTTGCGGGTACCCTCAAACAGCCCAGAGACCCTGACAGAAGCATCCAACCCGGCATAGGCCACCAGGGCCCGGGCGTTTGGGAAGCGAGAAACATCGCCTATCTCACCGATAATTGCGGCAGCCAGGACGGGACCAATACCGGGGATGGTTTCAATAACGTGGCGGTAGGGAGTATCCCTGTCAGGACGGAGTTCCTCCATGACCTCGTTAATTGCCTCCTCGATAACCTTTACCTGCTCTTCAATGAATTCGATTTGTTCGAGCAGTAAACGCAGCTGGAGAGCAAAAGCGTCCAGGGCCAGGGTAATGCCAAAAGTACCTTTGGCCAGAGACTGGATCTTTTTGGCCCTTTCCTCACCGAAGCGGCCGCGGGAATGCTCTTTTAAGAAAGCGGCCAACTCGGAAAGGTCCACTGTAGCTAGTTCTTCTGGTTCGGGGTAAGACTTGAGCAACTCCCTGGAGGTCCGGATAAAGACATCTGAGAAACAGCCGGGGTATTCCGGAAAGATCCGGTCGAGGATACCGAGTACCCTGTTTTTGAGTCCGCCGACTTGGCGAACGAACTCAAAGCGCAGCCGGGAGAGAGTCTGCAGCTTGAGGACCGTCTCAGATGGGAGCTTGGTTGTAGGGGTGCGACCTAATCGCAGCAAATCGGCAAGGAGCAGGGCATCCTTCTGGTCGGTCTTGGCCTTGCGCACATAGAGGTTGCGCAGGGCATCCGACTGGATGGGGTTGATGACATGGAGCTGGAATCCCAGTTCACTTAGGTGGCAGTAAATGGGGAGCCAGTAATGTCGGTAGCCTCCAGGCAGAACTTAACGCTGTCAGGCTCAATATCCAGCCTTTCCAGCGCCTGCAGGAACTTGTTCATTCCCTTCTGGTTGTTGTCTATGTGCATCTGCAGCACGACATTACCGGCATCATCAAGAAGGCACACCTCGTGGCGGTACTTTGCCACATCAATGCCACCGTAAAACATTTTGCATCCTCACCTTCATTAGAATTTAGGCAGGGTTCCCGCAACCCTTACGAGCCACTCAACCTTGCGCGTAACTCGCAACATGCAGAAAGCTGCATTCACAACGTGCTCATTCGAGTCCTCTCGTATGGGTGGGGCTTCACTCTTTATTTCAGGACAGCTAAAGCTTCCCAAGGAGGTTGTCGAAGCCCCCTGCCTCTACGAGAATATTTATCCAAGCTGCCCCAGGATTCCTATGTGATTGTCAAAGATCGAGTCTGTTGGCTTGGAGCTTGTTAATTTAACTCTATAGTACAAGGAGGTAAAGAGAAATGGCAACATATGAGAGGCGACGTTATTTGTTTATGACCACCGACCCCGTACATGTTGGTACTGGTGGCTATCGCCTGGGGCGGGTAGACTTGAGCATTGTTCGTGAACCCGGTACCCGAGTGCCCAAGATTCCGGGTACCAGCCTGCACGGCGCGGCGCGCGCCTACTCCGCCAGAATATACGAAAGCCCCGCCTGTGCGGGACAGGGAACTAACCAGGAAGGGCGAAGCGGACACTGTGGCCGAGACGATTGTCCGATTTGCTATACCTTCGGCTATCTTAGCCGAAAAACAGATCAGGAAGACAGCACCGTGGGCTATTCAGGCGTGGTCAATGTTTTTGACGCCCGTGTGCTGCTGTTTCCGGTGTATTCCATGGCCGGGCCAGTCTGGGTGAGTACGGTGGATATAATGCAGGATGCGGGTTTTAAGGTAACCAACGTGCCTTCAAACTGGAATGTCGGCACTGCCTTGTTGACCTGGGAGAGAAATGACGCTCTCAATTTGGGATGGCTGATGGTTGAAATAGCTGGAAAAGTATTGGTTACTGCTTCGCAAGAGTGGAGTAAGGACGAACGCTGGAAGCAAGTGCAAGACAAAATTGTTCTGGTGCAGCCCGCTCTTTTCAGTCAGGTGGTCAACAGTAACCTGGAGGTACGCACATCCGTTGCCATAGATCCGGAACGGGGAGCAGCAGAGGACAAAGCCCTCTATACTTATGAGGCCTTGCCACGTGCCACCTTTCTCACCTGTGAGGTTGTGCTGGATGATTACCGCGACGGGTTTCCTAAAGATGACGGAAAGAATCCGTTACAAGGAAAGAAAAAATGGGAAGGTCCTTTAGACGTGCTGGATGCCGGCCTACGCATGATTGAATGGCTTGGTGTTGGCGGTATGGGTACCCGCGGCTTCGGCCGCCTGGCAGTAGTTGGACAAACTATTAGCAACGTATGGCCAGATGAGGAGGGTCAAAAAAATGAGCAACAGCATGGCACAAGCTAACCTGGATCGGCTGGCTGCCCAGCATGCCCAGAATATCATTCGCCGTCTAGTTGATGAGGATAAGGACGGCAATAAAAGAGCCGAAAAAGAATTAAAAAAAGTGGCCAGCAGTGCGGACAACACTGTAACTAAAGCATTAGGCGTACTACAGGAAAACGGTGTCTATGCCTGTTTTCTCTACCTGAAAGCTAAGGAAAAGGACAACGGCGACGTAGTGATCAAGGAAATGCTCAAGCTGCTTAATAGTTTAGGTTTTGAGTGGGGCTTACCCACAAATGATAAAGGTGAAGTGGATACAAGAGCAGAGGTTGTCTTGAAGTACGTTACCGAGAAGGTAACAGTTGATCTAGAGCGACTGCTGTTGGCCAAAGAAACGCTGGAAAAGATGCTGATTTATGCCCGCTACGGGGCCAAAGCGCGGGGTTAGGAGGTAAAATGTTATGTGGCGTGCTTACCGGGTTATCTTCCGCCTGCGCTCACCCCTCCATATAGGTTGGGGCAAAGTTGGTAACCTTCAGCGGACGCGTCCTTATGTAACCGGGCGTGCGCTTTGGGGTGCCTTGACCATGCGGTTGACGCGGGATAAGGCGGGGGCTGGTCCGGCCACCGATTCTAGAGACTACCAGCGATTTGGCGAGCAAATTAATGAGAACCTGGCATTTACTTATTTTTATCCGGCTACGCAGGCAAACGACGATTATGAAGTTGTTTGGCCTTGGGAAGAGGGAAACCTGTTCCGCTATCGTTTTCTTAGCAGCTACCAGGGGACGACGCTGTCTGCATTTCATGAGTCTGCGGCAATAGGAATGCTTCGTGAAGTGGAGTTCATATCCCCTAATACCCTGGATACGGGCGAACCGGTTTTTTTGATCGGTTACATATTCGAGCGCGATGGCAGTGAATTGACCTGGCAGGAAGCGCTCACGAGGGTTCAGTTCGGTGGAGAGCGCGGTTATGGTTGGGGTGACGTAGGTTTAATTAGAATCGACGAGGTCAAAGATGATGTATTGTTTGGCGGAAAAGTGAAGTTCGATGTTAGTGCCGATCGGGTACGTATTTATGTGCCTGCTGCAGAACCTTTGCTAGATCACACTTTCGCCCGGAACTTGCCGGCCCAAGGGGAAGTGGAACCGCTTGTCGGCCGCGAATGGCGGTCGTATAACAACCTTCACCGCTACACCGGCCAGCACGTAGAGTTTGTGGGTGTTTGCTTCACCCCAGGGAGCGTCGTGGAACAGGACCTCAATTTGGTGATAGGGGAGTTTGGTATATGGCAAGAGATAAACGATAATTCCTAGCTCGCGCCTGTAAGCCGGAGATGGTTAGATGGGGTTAGATCGTTGCAGTATAGGAGTGAAAAATTGTGGCGAAGGAGAACCAGATTTCCCTGGATATCTTCCTTAAAGAAGGCAATGAGCGAAAAAAGATCCAAGAAAACCGTTTCAAACTCACCAAAGAACACCTGGACCGGGTGAGGCATATCGAGGGATTCCCCATTGCCAAAGATGAGGACATCATCAGCCTTTCCGACCCGCCCTATTACACCGCCTGCCCGAACCCGTTCATAAGGGATTTTATCAAAGAGCACGGCAAGCCATACGACCCGGATAACGACGCTTACCGCCGGCAGCCCTTTGCGGCGGATGTATCGGAGGGCAAGAACGATCCCATTTACAACGCCCATTCGTACCACACCAAGGTGCCGCACAGGGCGATCATGCGCTATATCCTCCACTACACCGAGCCGGGAGACATCGTCTTTGACGGTTTCTGCGGTACGGGCATGACCGGCGTGGCGGCGAGCTTATGCGGGGACCGCAGGACCGTAGAATCCTTAGGCTACCGAGTACTGGATGACGCGACCATCCTCGATGAAAAAGGCCGGCCTTTTTCTAAGCTTGGAGCACGCAAGGCTATCTTAATTGACCTCTCCCCTGCCGCCACCTTCATCGCCTACAACTACAACACGCCGGTGGATGTTAGGGCCTTTGAGCGGGAAGCCCGGCGGATCTTAGACGAAGTGGAAAGAGAATGCGGCTGGATGTACCTGACGCAGCACGTGGTGGATGGGAAGGTGCAGAAAGACGCAAAGGGCAACCCCATCATGGGGAAAATCAACTACACCGT
The window above is part of the Pelotomaculum thermopropionicum SI genome. Proteins encoded here:
- a CDS encoding hypothetical protein (containing partial COG3547, transposase and inactivated derivatives), which encodes MLRLGRTPTTKLPSETVLKLQTLSRLRFEFVRQVGGLKNRVLGILDRIFPEYPGCFSDVFIRTSRELLKSYPEPEELATVDLSELAAFLKEHSRGRFGEERAKKIQSLAKGTFGITLALDAFALQLRLLLEQIEFIEEQVKVIEEAINEVMEELRPDRDTPYRHVIETIPGIGPVLAAAIIGEIGDVSRFPNARALVAYAGLDASVRVSGLFEGTRNRMSKRGSPMLRNSLWLSAVLARRFNQELKEYYELKCSQGKHSSVATGAVARRLVHLIYALWKENRPYDPNYQWSPPRK
- a CDS encoding Uncharacterized protein (predicted to be involved in DNA repair (RAMP superfamily)), whose amino-acid sequence is MATYERRRYLFMTTDPVHVGTGGYRLGRVDLSIVREPGTRVPKIPGTSLHGAARAYSARIYESPACAGQGTNQEGRSGHCGRDDCPICYTFGYLSRKTDQEDSTVGYSGVVNVFDARVLLFPVYSMAGPVWVSTVDIMQDAGFKVTNVPSNWNVGTALLTWERNDALNLGWLMVEIAGKVLVTASQEWSKDERWKQVQDKIVLVQPALFSQVVNSNLEVRTSVAIDPERGAAEDKALYTYEALPRATFLTCEVVLDDYRDGFPKDDGKNPLQGKKKWEGPLDVLDAGLRMIEWLGVGGMGTRGFGRLAVVGQTISNVWPDEEGQKNEQQHGTS